Proteins encoded together in one Corvus hawaiiensis isolate bCorHaw1 chromosome 15, bCorHaw1.pri.cur, whole genome shotgun sequence window:
- the LOC125333952 gene encoding sulfate transporter-like, producing MEDASSQEPALSKDTPGSFQLQEPPATFVTLEEYEPRGFSAKEFIVEKARAACTCSPQSLSTALRRLFPVLDWLPRYNLRAQLLGDIISGLLVGIVAIPQSISYSLLANQDPIYGIYTNFFCNIIYAAMATSRHACVGSFGVLCLMVGQSVTRHLQLAGYGDSSAALGGNSSSPRNGTEACDRSCYAITVALSLSFLVGLYQILLGVLQLGFVAVYLSEPLLGGFVTGSSLTIITSQMKYLLGLKIPRHEGVGSFILTWVDLFRYIHNTNICDLLTSLVALAIIVPVKELNERYKERMKAPFPIELLVVIVATLISHYFDFEQRYKAAVCGDIPTGFRKPTVPDISLFPSLAMDALPIAVIGFAMTVSLAEIFGKKHGYAVSANQEMIAIGMCNLIPSFFYCFASSAALTKTLLKESTGSQTQVSGLVTSLVLLLVLLWISPLFYSLQTSILGVVTIVNLRGGLRKFRDTPRMWQLSKLDTVVWWTTMLCSTLVTTEIGLLVGVCFALLCIIFRTQRPRATLLGKVSNREIYEDQATYKQLSSITNVKIFRFESSLYYANKDYFKAVLYQKTGVNPVLLRAQAHTDTGSSKGFWGTGFGCLKQAGRRAEQPPADSCPPSTDMHTLILDCGAMQFIDTVGLSVLKETHHDYKQVGVQVLLANCNPSIRQRLREGGWAGEAGSAGGQLPFHSIHDAVQFAERWHQGESEDKQDGAPDPADLNFQVSL from the exons ATGGAGGATGCGtccagccaggagccagcactgAGCAAAGACACCCCGGGctccttccagctgcaggagcctcCTGCCACTTTTGTCACCTTGGAGGAATACGAGCCCAGGGGCTTCAGCGCCAAAGAGTTCATCGTGGAGAAAGCCAGAGCCGCCTGCACGTGCAGCCCCCAAAGCCTCAGCACCGCCCTGCGCCGGCTCTTCCCGGTGCTGGACTGGCTGCCCCGCTACAACCTCAGGGCCCAGCTGCTCGGGGACATCATCTCGGGGCTCCTGGTGGGGATTGTGGCCATCCCTCAGTCCATCTCCTACTCCCTCCTGGCCAACCAGGACCCCATCTACGGCATCTACACCAACTTCTTCTGCAACATCATCTACGCGGCCATGGCCACGTCGCGCCACGCCTGCGTGGGCTCCTTCGGGGTGCTGTGCCTCATGGTGGGGCAGTCGGTGACGCGGCACCTGCAGCTGGCGGGGTACGGGGACAGCAGCGCTGCCCTGGGAGGCAACTCCAGCTCCCCCAGGAACGGGACAGAGGCCTGTGACAGGAGCTGCTACGCCATCACCGTGGCCCTTTCCTTGAGCTTTCTGGTCGGTCTTTACCAG atcCTGCTGGGGGTTttacagctgggctttgtgGCTGTCTACCTGTCAGAGCCTCTCCTGGGTGGCTTCGTGACCGGCTCCAGCCTCACCATCATCACCTCCCAGATGAAATATCTGCTGGGCCTGAAAATCCCTCGTCACGAGGGGGTGGGCTCCTTCATCCTCACCTGGGTGGACCTTTTCAGGTACATCCACAACACCAACATCTGCGACCTGCTCACCAGCCTGGTGGCTTTGGCCATCATCGTGCCCGTCAAGGAGCTCAACGAGCGCTACAAGGAGAGGATGAAGGCCCCGTTCCCCATCGAGCTGCTCGTGGTCATTGTAGCCACGCTCATCTCCCACTACTTTGACTTCGAGCAGCGCTACAAGGCTGCTGTGTGTGGGGACATCCCCACCGGCTTCAGGAAACCCACTGTCCCAGACATCAgcctgtttcccagcctggcaaTGGATGCTCTGCCCATTGCTGTCATTGGCTTTGCCATGACTGTGTCCCTGGCAGAAATCTTTGGCAAAAAGCACGGCTACGCCGTCAGTGCCAACCAGGAGATGATCGCCATTGGCATGTGCAACCtcatcccttccttcttctactgctttgccagctctgctgccctgacCAAGACGCTGCTGAAGGAGTCCACGGGGAGCCAGACGCAGGTCTCTGGGCTGGTCacctccctggtgctgctgctggtgctgctgtggatCTCCCCGCTCTTCTACTCACTCCAGACCTCCATCCTGGGGGTGGTGACCATTGTCAACCTGCGGGGTGGCCTCAGGAAGTTCCGTGACACGCCCAGGATGTGGCAGCTCAGCAAGCTGGACACGGTGGTGTGGTGGACAACCATGCTGTGCTCCACGCTGGTCACCACGGAGATCGGGCTCCTCGTGGGCGTTTGCTTCGCCCTGCTCTGCATCATCTTCCGCACACAGAGACCCCGGGCCACGCTCCTGGGCAAGGTCAGCAACAGGGAGATCTACGAGGACCAGGCCACCTACAAACAGCTCAGCAGCATCACCAACGTCAAAATCTTCCGCTTCGAGTCCTCCCTCTACTACGCCAACAAGGACTATTTCAAGGCTGTTCTGTACCAGAAAACTGGGGTCAATCCTGTCCTGCTGAGGGCCCAggcacacacggacacaggcagcagcaagggcTTTTGGGGCACTGGGTTTGGCTGCCTGAAACAGGCCgggagaagggctgagcagCCTCCAGCAGACTCCTGTCCCCCGTCCACAGACATGCACACCCTAATCCTGGACTGTGGGGCCATGCAGTTCATAGACACCGTGGGTCTCTCCGTGCTGAAGGAGACACACCACGACTATAAGCAGGTCGGTGTCCAGGTGCTCCTGGCCAACTGCAACCCCTCCATCCGCCAGCGGCTCCGggagggaggctgggctggcGAGGCAGGCAGCGCTGGGGGCCAGCTGCCCTTCCACAGCATCCACGATGCCGTGCAGTTTGCTGAGCGCTGGCACCAGGGGGAAAGCGAGGACAAACAGGATGGTGCCCCAGACCCCGCAGACCTGAACTTCCAGGTGTCTTTGTAG
- the SLC26A2 gene encoding sulfate transporter, whose product MAVMTETINIHAVTGGPEGDDAKCGFRHRMFLEPQEEKKSMKALLLKQAKKTCSCTPAKIKDCVLGFFPILQWLPKYKLGEYLLGDIMSGVIVGVLLVPQSIAYSLLAGLEPIYGLYTSFFACIIYCIFGTSRHISVGIFGVVCLMVGQVVDREVERAGYDLEPAVLSALPGPGGDGNSTGNGTAPRPLCDKSCYAMAVAATMTFISGVYQVAMGLFQVGFVSVYLSDSLLSGFVTGASFTVLTSQVKYLLGLDIPRSGGVGSFITTWINIFRNIHRTNICDLITSSLCFLVLIPTKELNERFKSKLKAPIPVELFVVVAATLASHFGKLRETYGSSVSGHIPTGFLPPRPPDWALIPNVALDAIPIAIIGFAITVSLSEMFAKKHGYSVRANQEMYAIGFCNIIPSFFHCFTTSAALAKTLVKESTGCRTQVSGIVTSLVILLVLLVIAPLFYSLQKCVLAVITIVNLRGALRKFRDLPKMWHLSRVDTVIWGVTMAATALISTEIGLLVGVCFSMLCVIFRTQRPEAPLLGWVAESETYESLSAYKNLQTKPGVVVFRFEAPLYYINKECFKSTLYKQTGVNPVGVKAAEKKAAKRMLREKEAGSGDNQSSVPVDFGLGPVGFHTIVIDCCAVQFLDTAGIRTLKEVCKDYEDIGVHVLLAQCNPSVRSSLLRGEFFKEGEDHLLFHSVHQAVDFALGTQGHGASKN is encoded by the exons ATGGCGGTAATGACAGAGACCATCAACATCCACGCAGTGACAGGAGGGCCAGAAGGAGATGATGCCAAGTGCGGTTTCCGTCACAGGATGTTCCTGGAACCCCAAGAGGAGAAGAAGAGCATGAAGGCTCTGCTGCTTaagcaagcaaagaaaactTGCAGCTGCACCCCAGCCAAAATTAAAGattgtgttttggggtttttccccatCTTACAGTGGCTCCCTAAATACAAACTCGGGGAGTATCTCCTGGGGGATATAATGTCTGGTGTGATCGTGGGGGTCCTGCTGGTCCCACAGTCCATTGCCTACTCTCTcttggctgggctggagcccaTTTATGGCCTTTACACGTCCTTTTTCGCCTGCATCATTTACTGCATCTTTGGCACCTCCCGCCACATCTCCGTTGGCATCTTCGGGGTGGTTTGCCTGATGGTGGGGCAGGTGGTGGATCGGGAAGTGGAGAGAGCTGGCTATGACCTGGAGCCAGCTGTGCTCAGTGCCCTGCCAGGCCCGGGAGGGGATGGGAACAGCACCGGCAACGGGACGGCACCGCGGCCGCTCTGTGACAAAAGCTGCTACGCCATGGCCGTGGCTGCCACCATGACCTTCATCTCTGGAGTTTACCAG GTGGCCATGGGTTTATTCCAAGTGGGCTTTGTCTCCGTGTACCTCTCGGATTCGCTGCTCAGTGGATTTGTCACAGGGGCCTCTTTCACTGTCCTGACCTCACAAGTCAAGTACCTGCTGGGCCTGGACATTCCTCGGAGCGGGGGCGTCGGCTCCTTCATCACCACCTGGATAAACATCTTCAGAAACATCCACAGGACCAACATCTGTGACCTCATCACCAGCTCCTTGTGCTTCCTGGTGCTCATCCCAACCAAAGAGCTCAACGAGCGCTTCAAATCCAAGCTCAAGGCTCCAATTCCAGTGGAACTCTTTGTGGTTGTGGCAGCCACTCTGGCGTCTCACTTTGGGAAGCTGAGGGAGACTTATGGCTCCAGCGTTTCCGGGCACATCCCAACGGGGTTTCTGCCGCCGCGCCCTCCAGACTGGGCCCTGATTCCCAACGTGGCGTTGGATGCCATCCCCATTGCCATTATTGGCTTTGCCATCACCGTGTCCCTGTCGGAGATGTTTGCCAAGAAGCACGGATACTCCGTGAGGGCCAACCAGGAGATGTACGCCATTGGCTTCTGCAACATCATCCCCTCCTTCTTCCACTGCTTCACAACCAGCGCAGCTCTTGCCAAGACCCTGGTCAAGGAGTCCACCGGCTGTAGGACCCAAGTGTCCGGCATTGTAACCAGTTTGGTGATCCTCTTAGTCCTCCTTGTGATCGCACCTTTGTTCTACTCCCTGCAGAAATGCGTCCTCGCCGTCATAACCATCGTCAACCTCCGCGGAGCCCTGCGGAAGTTCAGGGACCTGCCCAAAATGTGGCACCTGAGCAGGGTGGACACGGTGATCTGGGGGGTCACCATGGCAGCCACGGCGCTCATCAGCACCGAGATCGGGCTCCTGGTGGGGGTTTGCTTCTCCATGCTCTGCGTGATCTTCCGCACCCAGCGGCCGGAGGcgccgctgctgggctgggtggcTGAGTCAGAGACCTACGAGTCCCTCTCTGCCTACAAGAACCTGCAAACCAAGCCCGGGGTCGTGGTGTTTCGCTTTGAAGCCCCCCTCTACTACATCAACAAGGAGTGCTTCAAATCCACCCTCTACAAGCAAACTGGGGTCAACCCCGTGGGGGTGAAGGCTGCCGAGAAGAAAGCAGCGAAAAGAATGCTCAGGGAGAAGGAGGCGGGGTCTGGGGACAACCAGAGCAGCGTCCCCGTGGATTTTGGGTTGGGACCTGTGGGGTTTCACACCATAGTGATCGactgctgtgcagtgcagtTCCTGGACACGGCCGGGATCCGCACGCTCAAGGAGGTCTGCAAGGACTACGAGGACATCGGTGTCCACGTGCTGCTGGCCCAGTGCAACCCTTCCGTCAGGAGCTCCCTGCTCCGAGGGGAGTTCTTCAAGGAGGGGGAGGACCACCTGCTCTTCCACAGCGTGCACCAGGCCGTGGACTTCGCCCTGGGCACGCAGGGGCACGGTGCTTCTAAGAACTAA